A region from the Prionailurus viverrinus isolate Anna chromosome E2, UM_Priviv_1.0, whole genome shotgun sequence genome encodes:
- the CEACAM19 gene encoding carcinoembryonic antigen-related cell adhesion molecule 19: MASPEGARRHFSKGLLLSASILALWVPQGSRAALRIQKIPEHPQKNQDLLLSVRGIPDTFQDFNWYLGEEAHGGTMLFTYIPELQRPQRDGSAMGQRDIVGFPNGSMLLHRAQPTDSGTYQVAVTINPAWTMRAKTKVQVEEKHKEPPITHLPMSAGTMVAIIIGPLAAGALFIGSIAHLLLTRSWRGQSHRMPAPGGQGSLSVLFPAVSPVASTGPSPRTTTTEEPEAHPNHNAGDENIYEVMPSPTLLVSPLGDPGSANTATPLPLPENHHYQDLLNPDPAPYCQLVPRP, encoded by the exons ATGGCAAGTCCTGAGGGGGCCCGACGCCACTTCTCGAAGGGCCTCCTGCTCTCAG CCTCAATCCTGGCCCTCTGGGTCCCCCAAGGCTCCCGGGCTGCCCTCCGCATCCAGAAGATTCCAGAGCATCCTCAAAAGAACCAGGACCTGCTCCTGTCTGTCCGGGGCATCCCAGACACCTTTCAGGACTTCAACTGGTACCTGGGGGAGGAGGCCCACGGTGGCACGATGCTCTTCACCTACATCCCCGAGCTTCAGCGGCCCCAGAGGGACGGCAGTGCCATGGGGCAGCGTGACATCGTTGGCTTCCCCAATGGCTCCATGCTGCTGCATCGGGCCCAGCCCACCGACAGCGGCACCTACCAGGTCGCTGTCACCATCAATCCTGCCTGGACCATGAGGGCCAAGACCAAGGTCCAGGTGGAGG AAAAGCATAAGGAGCCGCCCATTACACACCTGCCCATGAGCGCTGGGACCATGGTTGCCATCATCATTGGACCCCTTGCCGCTGGGGCCCTCTTCATCGGGAGCATTGCCCATCTCCTGTTAACAAGAAGCTGGAGGGGCCAGAGCCACAG AATGCCTGCTCCAGGAGGCCAGGGGTCCTTGTCGGTCTTGTTCCCAGCTGTGTCCCCAGTGGCTTCAACGGGGCCCAGCCCACG GACGACAACCACAGAGGAGCCAGAGGCACACCCCAACCACAATGCCG GTGACGAGAACATCTACGAAGTGATGCCATCTCCGACCCTCCTGGTGTCCCCCCTCGGTGACCCGGGGTCTGCGAACACCGCCACG cccctgcccctgcccgagAACCACCACTATCAG GACCTGCTGAACCCCGACCCTGCTCCTTACTGCCAGCTCGTGCCAAGGCCCTGA